A window from Nitrospira sp. ND1 encodes these proteins:
- the sucC gene encoding ADP-forming succinate--CoA ligase subunit beta, whose protein sequence is MNVHEFQAKQLFAQFGVPVPRGKEITSPEAATAWASELNTPVFVVKAQIHAGGRGKAGGVKITKEKGAVAGIAKELIGKTLITHQTGPKGRKVHRLLLEEGANIAKELYLSILVDRDTGWPTFIASTEGGMEIEEVAEKTPEKIIKEAVDPAVGFQGHNGRNVAFALGLQTMEPAVINPFVQMLGNLYRLFMEKHAALVEINPLIITKEKTLVALDGKVSFDDNGIFKHDDVQNMRDLNEEDPLEIEATANNLNYVKLDGNIGCMVNGAGLAMATMDVIKLAGSEPANFLDVGGGATKDTVAAGFRILLKDPNVKGIFINIFGGIVRCERIAHGVIEAAKEVKITVPLVVRLQGTNADEGRKLLAESGLKLEVANDLWEAAQKIVKLTGKAA, encoded by the coding sequence ATGAACGTTCATGAATTTCAGGCCAAGCAATTGTTCGCACAGTTCGGGGTTCCGGTGCCACGGGGCAAGGAAATTACCTCACCCGAGGCCGCCACTGCCTGGGCAAGTGAACTGAATACGCCGGTCTTCGTGGTGAAAGCTCAAATCCATGCGGGTGGGCGTGGAAAGGCCGGCGGCGTCAAAATTACGAAGGAGAAGGGGGCTGTTGCAGGAATCGCCAAGGAGTTGATCGGCAAGACCTTGATCACGCACCAGACTGGACCGAAGGGGAGGAAGGTTCATCGGCTGTTGCTCGAAGAGGGCGCCAATATTGCGAAAGAGTTATATCTGAGCATTCTTGTTGATCGCGACACCGGTTGGCCGACGTTTATCGCCAGCACCGAAGGCGGGATGGAAATCGAAGAGGTGGCTGAAAAGACTCCGGAGAAGATTATTAAGGAAGCGGTCGATCCCGCCGTTGGATTTCAGGGGCACAATGGGCGAAACGTCGCTTTTGCATTGGGCTTGCAGACGATGGAACCTGCTGTCATCAATCCCTTCGTGCAGATGCTCGGCAATCTCTATCGCCTATTCATGGAAAAACACGCGGCGCTCGTTGAAATCAATCCGTTGATTATCACCAAGGAGAAAACCTTGGTGGCATTGGACGGCAAGGTCTCATTTGACGACAACGGCATTTTTAAACATGACGATGTTCAGAACATGCGGGACCTCAATGAAGAGGATCCGCTGGAAATCGAAGCGACGGCGAACAATCTGAATTATGTCAAGCTTGACGGCAACATCGGCTGTATGGTGAACGGCGCCGGTCTTGCGATGGCCACTATGGACGTCATCAAGCTGGCGGGTAGCGAGCCGGCGAACTTCCTGGATGTGGGCGGCGGAGCCACGAAGGACACGGTGGCAGCCGGATTCCGGATTCTGCTCAAGGACCCGAACGTGAAGGGCATCTTTATCAATATCTTCGGTGGCATCGTACGATGTGAGCGCATTGCGCATGGTGTGATCGAAGCTGCCAAGGAAGTGAAGATTACCGTTCCATTAGTGGTGCGTCTCCAAGGTACGAATGCAGATGAAGGCCGCAAACTATTGGCGGAGTCCGGCCTCAAGTTGGAGGTTGCCAATGATCTGTGGGAAGCGGCGCAGAAAATTGTGAAGCTGACCGGCAAGGCGGCGTAA
- a CDS encoding FAD-binding protein: MDIHALQQIVHQTRDARRKQTIPKFSPADRDQLIHKYHPDYRTSAYRPIRFGPNANDKTVVELAALLEGDSSIAENIDLTPHYTTDVLVVGGGGAGCAAALHAHGTGAKVILATKLRLGDSNSVMAQGGMQISVAPEDSPVTHFLDTLKGGHMQNDHELLKVMVEDGPSIAKWLIELGVLFDRQADGNLHVKKGGGSSKPRLLTCSDYTGLEIMRVLKDEVLNQKIQLLEFCAAVELLSDDHGHCTGAIFKDLDNHRQVVVAAKSVILATGGIGRLHIQGFPTSNHYGATGDGLCLSYRMGAKLDHIDTFQYHPSGAVYPEQLIGALVTEGIRSEGGHLVNAKGERFVNELDTRDVVSSSIIRECEEGRGIRTMSGRVGVWLDTPLLDAEHGPGTVEKHFPAMMMQFERFGIDISKDPVLIYPTLHYQNGGVKIDANSETNVKNLFVAGEASGGLHGRNRLMGNSLLDLMVFGKRSGLTAASRAGSMPQGKLTLQHLRRFRAEAKQHGSSSGVISPMILPAYTRKEPERTANG; this comes from the coding sequence ATGGATATTCACGCACTCCAACAGATTGTCCACCAGACTCGGGACGCTCGCCGTAAACAGACTATCCCGAAGTTCTCCCCTGCCGATCGCGACCAGCTGATCCATAAGTATCATCCTGATTACCGTACCAGCGCCTATCGTCCGATTCGATTTGGCCCGAACGCGAACGACAAGACGGTCGTTGAACTCGCTGCCCTTCTCGAAGGTGATAGCTCAATCGCTGAGAATATTGATCTGACCCCACACTACACAACGGATGTTTTGGTCGTCGGCGGCGGCGGTGCTGGGTGTGCGGCAGCGTTGCATGCCCACGGTACCGGCGCGAAGGTGATTCTTGCCACGAAGCTGCGACTTGGAGACTCCAATAGTGTGATGGCTCAAGGCGGGATGCAGATTTCCGTTGCGCCAGAAGATTCTCCGGTCACCCATTTCCTTGACACACTCAAGGGTGGCCATATGCAGAACGACCACGAATTACTCAAGGTCATGGTCGAGGATGGGCCTTCCATAGCCAAGTGGTTAATTGAACTGGGCGTGCTTTTTGATCGGCAGGCCGATGGCAATCTGCACGTCAAGAAGGGGGGGGGGAGCTCTAAGCCACGTCTTCTGACTTGCTCAGACTACACTGGCCTAGAGATCATGCGAGTCCTCAAAGACGAGGTGCTGAATCAAAAGATCCAACTTCTCGAATTCTGCGCCGCAGTGGAGTTGCTCAGTGATGACCACGGCCATTGCACGGGGGCGATCTTTAAGGATCTCGACAATCACAGGCAGGTGGTTGTGGCTGCGAAGTCTGTGATTCTCGCGACCGGTGGTATCGGCCGGCTGCATATTCAAGGATTTCCCACTAGCAACCATTATGGCGCGACGGGCGACGGTTTGTGCCTCTCCTACCGGATGGGCGCGAAGCTCGATCACATCGATACGTTCCAGTATCACCCGTCAGGCGCGGTCTATCCCGAGCAATTGATCGGCGCCTTGGTTACAGAGGGTATCAGGTCGGAGGGCGGCCATCTGGTGAACGCCAAAGGTGAGCGATTTGTGAATGAGCTTGATACCCGTGATGTCGTCTCCTCCTCCATTATTCGTGAGTGTGAGGAGGGCCGTGGTATTCGCACCATGTCCGGTCGTGTCGGTGTTTGGTTGGATACGCCGTTGCTTGATGCAGAGCATGGGCCGGGAACGGTGGAAAAGCATTTTCCTGCCATGATGATGCAGTTTGAGCGATTCGGTATTGACATCAGCAAGGATCCCGTCCTCATTTATCCGACGTTGCACTATCAGAACGGCGGAGTGAAGATCGATGCAAACTCGGAAACCAATGTGAAGAATCTCTTCGTTGCCGGAGAAGCTTCTGGGGGATTGCACGGACGAAATCGATTGATGGGGAATTCGCTACTGGACCTCATGGTGTTTGGAAAGCGCTCAGGGTTGACAGCGGCATCGCGCGCCGGATCCATGCCACAAGGGAAGCTCACGCTCCAACATCTGCGACGATTCCGAGCGGAGGCCAAGCAGCACGGCAGCTCCAGCGGTGTGATCTCTCCGATGATTCTCCCCGCCTATACGCGAAAAGAACCAGAGCGTACGGCGAATGGCTGA
- a CDS encoding 2Fe-2S iron-sulfur cluster-binding protein: MAQEDTNVIDQPEVLRHKMVTIEISGKKYEVPEGITVIKALWHTGQEVVRGAGCLGGFCGACATYYRTKDDPKVRTCLACQMAVEDGMSFTIMPPFPARKALYDIQSLKDPKQDLFNLYPEAPLCRNCNACTEACPQKIDVREGVWKAVFGDFKSVSEMFMDCVMCGMCTPVCIADIAPNLVALYVSRAQGAHFTEKPQGLDIRIKEIQDGRFNDEWNKVLAMNEQELADHCATVK; encoded by the coding sequence ATGGCACAAGAAGACACCAACGTGATCGACCAGCCAGAAGTGTTGCGCCACAAAATGGTGACGATTGAAATCTCCGGTAAGAAGTATGAAGTGCCGGAAGGTATCACCGTCATCAAGGCATTGTGGCATACGGGCCAGGAAGTAGTGCGTGGAGCTGGCTGCCTCGGCGGATTCTGCGGAGCCTGCGCGACCTACTATCGAACCAAGGATGATCCCAAGGTCCGGACCTGCTTGGCCTGCCAGATGGCTGTAGAAGATGGCATGTCTTTCACCATCATGCCGCCGTTTCCCGCTCGTAAGGCTCTGTACGACATCCAGTCGCTCAAAGATCCGAAGCAAGACCTCTTCAATCTCTATCCGGAAGCGCCGCTTTGCCGCAATTGCAATGCCTGTACGGAGGCGTGCCCTCAGAAGATCGATGTGCGTGAAGGGGTGTGGAAGGCAGTGTTCGGTGATTTCAAGAGCGTCTCCGAGATGTTCATGGATTGCGTCATGTGTGGGATGTGCACACCGGTGTGTATTGCCGACATCGCCCCCAATCTGGTCGCCCTGTACGTGAGCCGGGCGCAAGGTGCTCATTTCACAGAGAAGCCGCAGGGGCTGGATATCCGTATCAAGGAAATTCAAGACGGCCGTTTCAACGATGAATGGAACAAAGTGCTCGCAATGAACGAACAGGAGCTGGCCGACCACTGCGCGACAGTGAAGTAA
- a CDS encoding NADP-dependent isocitrate dehydrogenase, with protein MTTKADKIIYTKTDEAPMFATYSLLPIINAFSKAAGVSVELRDISLAGRILAVFPEHLTPEQRQPDALSELGELAKKPEANIIKLPNISASLPQLQAAIKELQSQGYKLPEYPENPKDDKEKDIKSRYDKVKGSAVNPVLREGNSDRRAPLSVKAHTRKHPHKMGAWSSDSKSHVSHMKSGDFFSNEKSLTTTAATEVRIEFVGQDGKATVLKPKVALQAGEVVDATFMSVKALRTFLEEQIQDSAKQGVLFSLHMKATMMKVSDPKIFGHAVTVYYKDVFAKHGETLKKLGVDPDNGIGDLYAKIKALPEDQRKAIEADIQAVYKQRPPMAMVNSDKGITNLHVPSDIIIDASMPPVIRDSGKMWGPDGKLADTKCVIPDASYAPVYREVIDFCKKHGALDPKTMGSVPNVGLMAQAAEEYGSHDKTFKVPGNGTIRVVDASGKALLEHKVEEGDIWRMCQVKDAPIRDWVKLAVTRARATGAPAIFWLNKDRAHDAQLITKVNQYLKEHDTNGLDIRIMTPADATRLSLERIKEGKDTISVTGNVLRDYLTDLFPILEIGTSAKMLSIVPLLNGGGLFETGAGGSAPKHVQQFQEEGYLRWDSLGEFLALAASLEHLAKVANNPAAKMLADTLDQANAKFLESNKSPARKVGEIDNRGSHFYLALYWAQALAQQTQDKNLAARFVKVAKEMADNEAKISGELIAAQGKPVDTGGYYHPDDAKSSKAMRPSTTLNAIIDAIA; from the coding sequence ATGACTACGAAAGCTGACAAGATCATATATACCAAGACTGATGAAGCGCCGATGTTCGCGACCTATTCGCTCTTGCCGATCATCAATGCCTTCAGCAAGGCAGCCGGTGTATCGGTGGAACTGCGGGATATCTCGCTGGCCGGTCGAATCCTTGCGGTGTTTCCGGAGCATCTGACACCGGAACAACGGCAGCCGGACGCGCTGTCCGAATTGGGCGAACTGGCCAAGAAACCGGAAGCCAATATCATCAAGTTGCCCAATATCAGCGCCTCGCTGCCCCAGTTACAGGCAGCCATTAAGGAATTGCAGAGCCAGGGCTACAAGCTACCCGAGTATCCGGAGAATCCGAAGGACGACAAAGAGAAAGATATCAAGTCCCGCTACGACAAGGTCAAAGGCAGTGCAGTCAATCCGGTCTTGCGCGAAGGCAACTCGGATCGCCGGGCGCCCTTGTCCGTGAAGGCGCACACCAGGAAGCATCCGCACAAGATGGGCGCCTGGAGTTCAGATTCCAAGTCACACGTCAGTCACATGAAGAGTGGAGATTTCTTTTCGAATGAAAAGTCGCTGACCACGACCGCGGCGACTGAAGTGCGGATCGAGTTTGTCGGCCAAGATGGCAAGGCGACCGTCCTGAAGCCGAAAGTGGCCTTGCAGGCGGGCGAAGTGGTGGATGCCACCTTCATGAGCGTCAAGGCGTTGCGCACATTCCTCGAAGAGCAGATTCAGGACTCGGCCAAACAAGGCGTACTGTTCTCGCTTCACATGAAAGCCACCATGATGAAGGTCTCGGACCCGAAGATCTTCGGTCATGCTGTGACGGTCTATTACAAGGATGTCTTTGCCAAGCATGGTGAGACGCTCAAGAAGCTGGGCGTGGATCCGGACAACGGGATCGGCGATCTCTATGCAAAGATCAAGGCCTTACCAGAGGATCAGCGCAAGGCGATCGAAGCTGATATCCAGGCTGTGTACAAGCAGCGTCCGCCGATGGCGATGGTGAATTCCGACAAGGGGATCACCAACCTCCATGTGCCGAGCGACATCATCATCGATGCCTCCATGCCGCCGGTCATTCGCGACAGTGGCAAGATGTGGGGACCAGACGGGAAGCTGGCGGACACCAAGTGCGTGATTCCCGATGCCAGCTATGCCCCGGTCTATCGCGAGGTGATCGATTTCTGCAAGAAGCACGGCGCCCTTGATCCGAAGACGATGGGCAGCGTGCCCAATGTCGGACTCATGGCGCAGGCGGCGGAAGAGTACGGATCACATGACAAGACCTTCAAGGTGCCAGGCAACGGTACGATTCGCGTTGTCGATGCGTCGGGAAAAGCCTTGCTGGAGCACAAGGTCGAAGAAGGGGACATCTGGCGTATGTGCCAGGTGAAGGATGCCCCGATCCGCGACTGGGTGAAACTAGCTGTGACTCGCGCGCGGGCGACCGGCGCCCCGGCGATTTTCTGGTTGAACAAGGACCGGGCGCATGACGCGCAACTGATCACGAAGGTGAATCAGTATTTGAAAGAGCACGATACGAACGGGCTCGATATCCGGATCATGACGCCGGCCGATGCGACTCGTCTCTCGCTGGAGCGGATCAAGGAAGGCAAGGACACGATTTCCGTGACGGGGAACGTCTTGCGTGACTATCTGACGGACCTGTTCCCGATTCTTGAAATCGGAACCAGCGCCAAGATGCTTTCGATCGTGCCGTTGCTCAACGGCGGCGGTCTGTTTGAGACCGGTGCGGGAGGCTCCGCGCCGAAGCACGTGCAGCAGTTCCAGGAAGAAGGCTATCTGCGGTGGGATTCGCTCGGAGAGTTCCTGGCGCTGGCTGCCTCGCTGGAGCATCTGGCCAAAGTGGCGAACAATCCCGCGGCGAAAATGCTGGCGGATACCCTTGATCAAGCCAATGCCAAGTTCCTGGAGAGCAATAAATCGCCAGCGCGCAAAGTCGGAGAAATCGATAACCGCGGCAGCCATTTCTATCTGGCTCTCTACTGGGCGCAGGCGTTGGCCCAGCAGACGCAGGATAAGAATTTGGCAGCGCGCTTCGTCAAGGTTGCTAAGGAAATGGCGGATAACGAAGCCAAGATATCTGGGGAGCTGATTGCGGCTCAGGGTAAGCCGGTCGATACAGGGGGGTACTACCACCCTGATGACGCGAAGTCGTCCAAGGCGATGCGCCCAAGCACCACGCTAAATGCTATCATCGACGCAATTGCGTAA
- a CDS encoding aconitate hydratase: MSMDLAKKLYAKMPEVFAKARKQFGRGLTLADKILVSHADNFDAQIWERGKAMLALRPDRVAMQDATAQMAMLQFMQANKEKAAVPSTIHCDHLIRAEMGSEKDLLRAMDENREVYNFLASAAKKYGIGFWKPGAGIIHQVVLENYAFPGCLIIGTDSHTPNGGGLGGLAIGVGGADAGEVMAGLPWEVLHPKLIGVRLTGKLNGWASPKDVILYLCGLLTVKGGTNKIVEYFGPGAETISATGKGTICNMGAELGATTSVFPFDEKMVAYMTITDRADLATFAQSHRDLLVADPEVYQSPEKYYDQIVEVDLSTLEPHVVGPHTPDLARPISKLAAEAKAKGYPVELKAALIGSCTNSSYEDISRSAHVAEQGLKAGLKAKASFLVSPGSERIYHTMKRDGFLDTFEKLGGTVLSNSCGPCIGQWKRADGVKGKADSIVSSFNRNFPGRNDGISETLSFLASPEVVTAYAITGDLGFDPVNQMLKGADGKEFKFQPPQGEELPAKGFAKGEEGFVAPAESGEGLTVDIPPTSERLQLLQPFPRWDGKDFEKLPLLIKTKGKTTTDHISPAGPWLKFRGHLDKISDNMFLGANSAFTSEPGRGTNVLTGEANLTIAQIARDYKSKGIGSVVVGDENYGEGSSREHAAMSPRFLNVKVVITKSFARIHETNLKKQGIVALTFADPKDYDKIEQQDRISVTGLNNLAPGKPVQVTIHKADGKALTIQTNHSITEQQIAWFKAGSALNALN, translated from the coding sequence ATGTCGATGGATCTCGCCAAGAAACTGTATGCCAAGATGCCGGAAGTATTTGCCAAGGCCAGAAAGCAATTCGGCCGAGGCCTCACCCTGGCTGACAAAATCTTGGTCTCGCACGCAGATAATTTCGACGCGCAGATCTGGGAGCGGGGCAAGGCGATGTTGGCGCTCAGGCCAGATCGTGTGGCCATGCAAGATGCCACGGCCCAAATGGCCATGCTGCAGTTCATGCAGGCCAATAAGGAAAAAGCGGCTGTGCCGAGCACGATCCATTGCGATCACCTCATTCGTGCTGAAATGGGTTCCGAGAAGGACCTGCTTCGCGCGATGGACGAAAATCGAGAGGTCTACAATTTCCTCGCTTCTGCGGCAAAGAAGTACGGCATTGGGTTCTGGAAGCCAGGAGCCGGGATTATCCATCAAGTGGTGTTGGAGAACTATGCGTTCCCCGGCTGTTTGATCATTGGAACTGACTCACATACGCCGAACGGTGGTGGCTTGGGTGGGCTGGCGATCGGTGTCGGCGGCGCAGATGCGGGTGAAGTGATGGCAGGTTTGCCGTGGGAGGTTCTTCATCCGAAATTGATCGGCGTGCGCCTGACCGGAAAATTGAATGGCTGGGCTTCGCCGAAAGACGTCATTCTCTACCTGTGCGGTCTGCTGACAGTGAAGGGCGGGACCAACAAGATTGTGGAGTACTTTGGCCCAGGGGCCGAAACGATCAGTGCAACAGGCAAGGGCACTATCTGTAACATGGGTGCGGAGCTTGGGGCGACGACCTCTGTGTTCCCCTTCGACGAGAAGATGGTCGCCTACATGACCATCACGGATCGCGCTGATCTGGCGACCTTTGCTCAATCTCACAGAGACCTGCTTGTGGCGGATCCGGAAGTCTATCAATCGCCGGAGAAATATTACGATCAGATCGTTGAGGTTGATCTGTCAACGCTCGAACCGCATGTAGTTGGCCCGCATACGCCGGATCTTGCACGGCCGATTTCAAAGTTGGCGGCGGAGGCAAAGGCGAAGGGGTATCCGGTCGAGCTGAAGGCGGCACTGATCGGTAGCTGCACCAATTCTTCCTATGAAGACATCAGCCGCTCTGCCCATGTGGCTGAGCAGGGCTTGAAAGCTGGTTTAAAAGCGAAGGCATCGTTTCTTGTTTCTCCTGGATCCGAGCGCATTTACCATACGATGAAGCGTGACGGGTTTTTGGATACGTTTGAAAAGCTCGGAGGAACGGTCCTCTCGAATTCCTGTGGTCCCTGCATCGGGCAGTGGAAGCGGGCCGACGGGGTGAAGGGAAAGGCCGATTCAATCGTTAGCTCCTTCAACCGAAACTTTCCTGGTCGCAATGATGGAATCAGCGAAACACTCTCGTTCTTGGCGAGCCCCGAGGTCGTGACCGCGTATGCTATTACGGGAGATCTTGGTTTTGACCCGGTGAATCAGATGCTCAAGGGTGCAGACGGCAAGGAGTTCAAATTCCAGCCGCCACAAGGTGAGGAACTTCCAGCCAAAGGTTTTGCGAAAGGTGAAGAGGGGTTCGTGGCTCCTGCTGAAAGCGGTGAGGGGTTGACGGTGGACATACCGCCTACCAGCGAGCGCTTGCAACTGTTGCAACCATTCCCACGCTGGGATGGGAAAGACTTTGAAAAGCTACCGCTGCTGATCAAGACAAAAGGAAAGACCACCACCGACCATATTTCTCCAGCTGGGCCATGGCTCAAGTTCCGTGGGCATCTCGATAAGATCAGCGACAACATGTTTTTGGGCGCAAATAGTGCCTTTACATCAGAGCCGGGCAGAGGAACGAATGTGCTCACGGGTGAGGCAAATCTCACGATTGCTCAGATTGCACGCGACTACAAGTCCAAAGGCATAGGGTCAGTTGTAGTAGGTGACGAGAACTACGGTGAAGGCAGCAGTCGTGAACATGCGGCTATGTCTCCGAGATTTTTGAATGTGAAGGTAGTGATCACGAAAAGCTTTGCTCGGATTCATGAGACCAATCTCAAGAAGCAGGGCATCGTGGCGTTGACCTTCGCAGATCCGAAGGACTACGACAAGATCGAGCAGCAAGACCGCATCAGCGTGACGGGCCTCAACAATCTGGCTCCAGGCAAACCTGTGCAGGTCACCATACACAAGGCGGATGGCAAAGCTCTGACCATCCAAACGAACCACAGCATCACTGAGCAGCAGATCGCTTGGTTCAAGGCGGGTTCGGCGTTGAATGCGCTGAACTAA
- a CDS encoding citrate/2-methylcitrate synthase, whose protein sequence is MSILANKDTRVVIQGGQAGVNAARRMAEFCYLIKRPLNVEAFVYPPDAGKSNEIPYGSGLIAIPVYKSIAEATKHHPTLNTSLVYIGADRAMKGGIEALDDSHIKVVSMITEGVPEKDAKILGAHARKLGKVFNGPSSIGIISAGACRLGVIGGAFDNLVLSKLYREGSFGVITKSGGLSNEIIWICSQFADGITTAIGIGGDAYPGTDYVSYLEMFENDPQTKAVVIVGEMGGDLEERAAEWYGAKKRRVKLIAVVSGFCQESLPKGMKFGHAGAKEGMKGEGSARSKSDALKKAGALVPPTFGALGPAIKETYQDLLKSGQIKEPVEPATLPRLPKTIEEAMKADEVMVSPLIRTTISDDRGDEPCYDGYPASELINKGYEIPHVIGLLWDKRLISKQEAEIIKRIMMLSADHGPCVSGAYATILAACAGIGLSQSVAAGMIMIGPRFGGAVTDAGRFFKYAVDNKMSVDEFLAYMKKNHGPVPGIGHRVKSLRNPDKRVKELVGYVKSLNIKTPCLDFALEVEKITSVKKDNLILNVDGTMAAVLVDIGFPVDSLNGFFILSRTIGLIGHWVDQKRQDSRLIRLFDYLVNYAAPKRREVPPLK, encoded by the coding sequence ATGAGTATTCTGGCAAACAAAGACACCCGTGTGGTGATCCAGGGTGGTCAAGCCGGTGTCAACGCTGCCCGCCGCATGGCCGAGTTCTGTTATCTCATTAAACGTCCGCTCAACGTTGAGGCGTTTGTCTATCCACCCGATGCCGGCAAGAGCAATGAGATCCCATACGGCAGCGGTCTGATCGCCATTCCGGTCTACAAGTCCATTGCTGAAGCCACCAAGCACCATCCGACCCTGAATACCAGTCTCGTGTACATTGGCGCAGACCGTGCGATGAAGGGCGGTATTGAGGCGCTGGACGATTCTCATATCAAGGTGGTCTCAATGATCACCGAGGGCGTGCCGGAAAAAGATGCCAAGATTCTTGGCGCTCATGCGCGCAAGTTGGGGAAGGTCTTTAACGGTCCCTCATCCATTGGCATCATCTCCGCCGGAGCATGCCGGCTTGGCGTGATTGGCGGTGCGTTCGACAATCTTGTTCTATCCAAGCTTTATCGCGAAGGATCGTTCGGTGTCATCACCAAGTCCGGCGGTCTCTCGAACGAAATCATCTGGATCTGCTCTCAGTTTGCCGACGGGATCACGACGGCCATCGGTATTGGCGGCGATGCCTATCCTGGAACCGATTATGTCAGTTATCTCGAGATGTTCGAAAACGATCCGCAAACGAAGGCGGTTGTCATCGTCGGCGAAATGGGCGGTGATCTCGAAGAGCGGGCTGCAGAATGGTATGGCGCGAAAAAGCGCCGGGTGAAGTTGATTGCCGTGGTCTCCGGATTTTGTCAGGAGAGTTTGCCGAAGGGGATGAAGTTCGGTCATGCCGGCGCGAAAGAGGGGATGAAGGGTGAAGGATCAGCTCGCTCCAAGTCCGATGCGCTGAAGAAAGCCGGCGCCCTCGTGCCGCCCACTTTTGGCGCCCTTGGTCCTGCCATCAAGGAAACCTATCAAGATCTCTTGAAGTCAGGCCAGATCAAGGAACCGGTCGAGCCGGCTACGTTGCCCCGGTTGCCAAAAACCATCGAAGAGGCGATGAAGGCTGACGAGGTCATGGTCTCGCCGCTGATCCGTACGACCATCAGCGATGACCGCGGCGATGAGCCCTGCTACGACGGTTATCCTGCCTCTGAGCTCATCAACAAAGGCTACGAAATTCCTCATGTTATCGGTCTTTTGTGGGACAAGCGGCTGATCTCGAAACAGGAAGCCGAAATCATTAAGCGCATCATGATGCTTTCCGCTGATCACGGCCCTTGTGTGAGCGGAGCATACGCGACAATCCTTGCGGCTTGTGCCGGGATCGGGCTGTCGCAATCAGTTGCCGCGGGCATGATTATGATTGGTCCGCGCTTCGGCGGTGCGGTTACTGATGCCGGGCGGTTCTTTAAGTATGCTGTCGATAACAAGATGTCGGTCGACGAATTCTTGGCCTACATGAAGAAAAACCATGGGCCGGTTCCAGGAATTGGTCATCGCGTGAAGAGTTTGCGCAACCCGGACAAGCGAGTGAAGGAATTGGTTGGGTACGTGAAGAGCTTGAATATTAAGACACCATGCCTGGACTTCGCACTGGAGGTGGAGAAAATTACCTCCGTGAAAAAGGATAATCTGATTCTGAACGTCGATGGGACCATGGCGGCCGTACTGGTCGATATCGGATTCCCTGTCGATAGCTTGAACGGGTTCTTCATTCTCTCGCGGACGATCGGATTGATCGGCCACTGGGTTGATCAAAAACGCCAGGATAGCCGGCTGATCCGTTTATTCGACTACCTTGTGAATTATGCGGCACCGAAGCGGCGGGAAGTTCCGCCATTGAAGTAA